From the genome of Watersipora subatra chromosome 9, tzWatSuba1.1, whole genome shotgun sequence:
GTGAACGGTTCTAGGCAGATTTTCAATTTGAGTAGCCATTGAAATCATTCTTCACAGTGAATGATACATTGTCATGTGAACACGTAATTTGTTTTCACATTTATGTACATTTTTTGTCATGGCTTTAAACACAAGTAACCATTTTGTTGATAGTGTTGTGTTTGTAAAAGACAGAACTGGGTTATCCTACCAATTGCTCCACAGCAAAATGGAGACGACTCAAGTTTATTTTCGAATGCAGTTGGGCTGCTTTAAGTAGTTATTGCTAGGGGCTCCTGAATAAGTTCTGATCTTGATTAATTAATGTTTTAATCAACCtattttgtttattgttgtAACCAGATTTTACATTTCTGGGTGGGAGTAATTTAGAACTACAGTTCCAAAGAAATGTTATGGGGTTTTCCCAAAACGTCAtgtttatttttcaaacaagaaacagatatagTAGTCATACCTCTAGTAGTCATACCTCTAGTAGTCATACCTCTAGTAGTCATACCTCTAGTAGTCATACCTCTAGTAGTCATACCCCTAGTAGTCATACCTCTAGTAGTCATACCTCTAGTAGTAGTCATACCCCTAGGCTTAATCATAAGAAAAGAAAAGTAAATGTCTGAGACTTGAAATATAGTCACCCTTTTGTTTTCTCTGAAATCGACTCTTCCGCTTGCTCTGCTAACGCGTCTGCCTGTCATGAAGAAGCTGTATTGAAAGTGTGAGGAATATGAGTGAATGTTCCTCTCTTTATAGTGGCTAAACGTTACCTATTCCAGGAGTGACACCGCATGCCTCAGACTTTTGATTGTGAATCTTGTAGTTTTATTGAGTTCTTGGCTACTTTCTGGTGTTTTTCGTCAAATGGACCATACATTACATGGGTAGATTACATGTGATTTCATCATCTGTAATCTCTAGTTATAGGTTCTTGTCTGGAGTATCGCAGTACCAAATGCGGATCGCGCTAGACTGCACGACGCAAGTTGTTATCATCTGGCCGTCGTCGCTGATGAAGAGTCCGGTTCAATTGCACTTTTTAGGAGTTAATACTTAGTTTGAATTTGGGCTCAAGTTACAAGCTTTTGGTGATCATCTAACATCTTCTTATGCCCAGTATTCAATGTTGTAACCGTAGGATGGGTGGGCTAAGGTCTGGAAGTTGGCTTGTAGTAATGATTTATCCCAACTTCAGTGCCTGCAGAGCTATAAGCGTggaaatttttttctattcaaGCTGCTATAAGTTGCAATTGTGGTGTGGCTTTTATTATCTCTGTTCTTTTCTTTATGTCAAACTTGAAATATTTAGTTCCAGATATAACAATATCACACTTGACGGGTTTAGCATGTCAGCCCTCATTGAGGAGCTTCAAAATAGGCCTCAAACTTTTAATTCAACTGTTCCAGAGTACTATTCCAAACTGAAAGATTACTAATGACGTCCTTGCTATACAGTAATAATCGAAGCAGATGTTGTTAGCAAAAGATTGTCCTCGCTATAAAACTATAGCgaggacgatcttttgctaacagcATCTGCTTCAATCCATTATTCTTTATCCATTCCACTTTATCCATTATTAGTGATGAACTGGGCAGTGTAAAATAGTTGATAAACTTTCTAAAAACAGCTAGTGAAAACTTCATAGGAGACAGCCAACAAAATGTAAGACTTGACTCACTAGAAAAACATCAGCTAAATTTATCTGAAGATGTAAAGAAAAACTAGCAGAATCACCCATTCTCGACGCAAACTTGACCCGGTGTGAATGGAAGAAATTGGGTGGGTAACTCCCATAAAATCATTCAGAGTCGAGTTACAAAAACTCTGTTAGCAAATCGGGTGGTATGGGGTGCAGCTTAAGACTTCTGGCAAAGGAGCAAGAGACTATTTTCATACTCTCAACGAAGCTCTGTATGATTTATATTAAAATGAtataataccaatgatatacagccccccatggggggctgtatatcattggtattatcTTCTAAACTATTAAGAATTTGTATCCATTTAacacattttaataaatagtttttatacattatttgagaattttgttttattcaatATTGTTTGTAGCCGCTGTTGACCTGTTTTAGCAATGATGGACTATCAATGTTGTTTGTAGCCGCTGTTGACTTGTTTTAGCAATGATGGACTATCAATATTTGACAATGGAGCGAGTCGGTGATGAGTACAGATCGCTGCGAGGCATCAGCACTCTAGAATCACTCGAGTCTACTAGTTGGTTAGACAATGGAGCTCCACTACACTTTATCCCTCAAATCTTCTCTCCGCTAGACATACCATATTCCTACCATTTCAAAGAAGAAGATAACAAGAGAAGCGAAGAGGAGGAAAAACTTGGATTCATGTTTGTAACAGGTGAAGTTTCTACTACATGAAGGCAGGGCACCACAGACATGCTTTGATATCGACACTGATGTGTTTGACATACATTTTCATCAGTATTCGTGCTCGGTCCAAAAAGTTGGTGTTGGTCTAGAGCACTTCAGCATTGCTTTCACCTCATTAGTTAATGCTAATTAATGGTTAGTGTTAACGGCAAGTAATTGTTTGAATTAAACAAGTTTGTGCTGCCGATAAAGACCTGGGGTAGTTTATCAAACTATGTACATAATTACGTGTAAAAcctaaattatttgtaaaagagaactgaattaataatcaataaaatatgagGCTTGCGTTTCGTCTTAATTTGGAAACATTTAAATAGAATTATATCCTTGGCAATACAGGAAACAGTTAGTGCATAAGTGGGGGTGATAGAGCAGCAGACCTAGTCTAACTTAGATTAAGttaactttttaaattattataacttGCCTATATTTTCAtgctttagttttaattttctgTCCTTCTCCACTTTCACTCGTCTCAGGTTTTTGTTGTTCTGCACTCATTTTATCTCCTTCTTCAGGGTGACTATAAGCCAGttctgtaaatttaaaaaaattaatctgAATATGTTTGTAAAGATGAACTCTGTATGCTGTTCGTTGGGCATCACTTCAGAGGATGAATCAAATATTTGCACAAATTTTGCGTCTTATGCAAAAAAATCTGTTGGTGatcataagtcaaggtttgTCTTTGCAATGATTATTTTTAGGGTGAGTTATTTTTAACAATAGACTTGAACAAATACTTTTGATTGGCTAAATATCACCAGCtagaatatattattaaaaatagttaATGCTTGTCAAACATTGACTTGTCAAACTTGCTTGCCGAAaaacattgacatgtatgaaTCATGTGTAGGCACTGAAAACAAACATCAACCTTTGTAGCAGTTGCTTCACTATAACCTTTGATTATCATGCAGATTAAATTGTGAGAATTGGCTGAGGTCTTTAATAGGACTTCCTGAACCACtttaaaaatgtcatagctTTGGTTCACTTACTTCCTCACCACATTCGTGCTCATTTACTTTTGAgtgttcatttttcttttaGGTTGATATGAGTTGCATTGAGTTACTATACCTGATGACACCATCAAATAGCAATGTGCAATTTTCATGTGTTAATCTATGTAGCTTGTCGCAAAGATAAGTTCATTGGATTGCAAATATCATCAACTAGTCTTGTCAGATTAAAGGATCATGTTTTTTTCTAAGCTTTCTCTGGATGATCTGAGTTTAAAGTTGAAGGTCAAGGACACGGAAGTTTTAGAATAAAGATTATGATGTCATAATAAAAAACTCAAACTACCATATATAAACTTACCTTTTTCATATTATCTAGATAGTCATTCACTTTTTTGCAGCAAAAAAACTTCAGTTCTTCATTTTATATGCGAATGCgcagcattgcccgggtaataaaaaagtctgcatagaaaatttatttttatttaaaatttacaacatttaccattgtaacttttaaacttcatatcatgagaaaggtgTTTTTGCTAAAACAGCTGTAacagtgtttaaatgtgaaataattagcaagtaatggccaAATAAAGTCTTTTTTggtacaatgattacaatgaaaagtgattTCATAcagatacaattaatatgaattgatgaaataaaaatcatgaatatgttgaattaataataacaatgaggacatagaagtgtgtgtatataaaaaaggttactgttccaccagaaactatccatcaaaactttgaatatgacgatactggcacctctcgatactggtacaaacatatAGCAGTGAGCGACTGAGGGTACTTTGACCGAATGAAGCGAGAATGAAGAGGAATTCTACTTAACATATCACAATAAAAAGCTGTCCACCtgaaaagttttcagtttttacaGTCTTAGCGAGTGCCTTAGGAAGAATGAAACAGTCTTAGCGAGTGCCTTAGGAAGAATGAAACAGTCTTAGCGAGTGCCTTAGGAAGAATGAAACAGTCTTAGCGAGTGCCTTAGGAAGAATGAAACATTGATGGGTGTCgagaaattttaaattaaaacggCAAGTTTGAAAATCACAAATTAACAAAAAAGGTAATGGATTTTGAAATGgctatttaaaattttcaaatagaaaaacaaacgcaaaaggttatattaattattaataaaaatgatatacGGTATTTAGTAGCCTGTTCAATCGTGATAAGAATAGATACAATTGTTGAGAAAGATAAGAACGGCTTATCCTAGTGGTTAATCGTGCTTGTTTGTGGCTTATCCTAGTGGTTAATCGTGCTTGTTTGTGGCTCATCCTAGTGGTTAATCGTGCTTGTTTGTGGCTTATCCTAGTGGTTAATCGTGCTTGTTTGTGGCTTATCCTAGTGGTTAATCGTGCTTGTTTGTGGCTCATCCTAGTGGTTAATCATGCTTGTTTGTGGCTTATCCTAGTGGTTAATCGTGCTTGTTTGTGGCTTATCCTAGTGGTTAATCATGCTTGTTTGTGGACTTGCAATTTAAATGTCGCAAATTCAAATACAGTTCGAAGCAGTTTttctattggtaagtttaaatCGTTATAACTGGATGCAGGGATGACACGATAGAGTgaaagacaaacattgagatttatatataatatttatatagattgtaTACTGAATAATATCAACAGGCTGTTAATCTGCTTTACAGTGTATAAACTCAAttcatttttattctttttggaacatttttatttttatggttttagcaAGGAAAAGGAGGTCCAACTTTAATCAGGCAATTCCGTACGAAGATGACGCCCCGACTGAACCAACGCCTGAAGCTGAAGCTAAAATAAAGACAACATATCTCAGAAGAAAGTTGGACGAGGTTTCAAAGGTTTGTATCTGCAGCTTGCTATTAATATCTACTAAGATATTTAGTGCTATGAGTTGTGCAGCACGAGGTGAGACAACTCTCttagaacttgagtgttgattgATTAATTGTTTTTATAAGATCAATACTTAGAGTTTCTATATTTTCATCCCGTTAGCCATTCGCCTTTTCAATTAGATGATCACACATTTCTTTTTACTTGAAAGTCTCAATTTTATATTCTTGAAAAGAATTCACAGCTCTGTATCCTACTAAGTAGTGTGAATACAACCAGTTGGTGTCTGAAGATGTCTCTACGTCTGTGAAATTACTAAAACAGTTTATGTTAAAGTCCTATTGAAGTtagctttttacaaaattatggTATTTTGTTTATAACCAAGACCTAAAGATTGGAGTTTTTTTCATGACGATATGACAACTCTAATTTAGTCTTGTTATCACACCAGATGAAGTAATGGAAAGCATTTGTGGGATTTAGTTCAGcgtgaaatcatttcatttctCAACCGATGAGACATTTTTGTGGATAAAAGGATTATGCAAGGTGATTACTTATGCCAACATCTTATCACTGTTcagcattttattttatttatattttctcaTGGGAAGGAATTGTATTTTCCTGTTTTTAACAGCTTGCTGCTTTATATCTGCCTTTCAGACCAAAGCAGCTCATCATGGCACCAAAACTTTGATTTttgatgtttatatttacaTGAATTTAGGGAAGTACTTTGTTAATTCAATATTAACTTTGgaggcaaaaacatttttctcgtTTATTCACatttcaaattaatttaattttcttCCAAGTTATTGCATAAGtgtattaatttattatatataaattaaattgcaaaacaaaaggtatgTGTAAAATCTTCCATTCTGCAAAAGTCTAAACATTTTTGCCAAAGCCTTTTCGCCAGCCATTCCTGTATTAACTAACTTCCAGAAGTAGTTTTAAGCTAAGCAAAAATCCTCTATGGTGTTAGAAGTTAATTTTTTCACCTATTTTGCTTAACCATATgcttatattttgtatattagCTGTTTGAGACGAGACCAATATGGACTCGTGCAGCCCTTTCTGCTGTCTCAAAGCTCAATATGAACCGGCTCAGGGTGAGTGCTTGCTTATGGTGCCTTGTTATTTTCCTCGCTCAAGTCGTACATGACGCATTCATTTTCTCTTATGTCCAGCAAGTCTGGTACATCTTGTCTTTGTACTATCTTGTATTCATGGCAGATGTATGCCTTTTCATTAATTTGTTGGTTGTTACCAGATATTGTTGCCTTGTTTGGCTTACAACGCTGTCTCAGGTCCTTGGAGGACCATGTGGATCCGATATGGCTATGATCCCAAACACCATGTGGAGGCAAAACACTTGCAGCTGATCGATTACAGATACAGGGCAAGTAGGTGATGTACTAGGAGATTAATCGTCAGGCATTTGAGAACGGGTTGAGCCCAGTGTTCACACTTAAGGTGGTAGCATGTTAGTTAACAGCATACATGGGTATGGGGGGCATGTAAACTATATGACACATTCAATAGACTATATGACCCATTCAATAGACTATATGACCCATTCAATAGACTATATGACACATTCAATAGACTATATGACACATTCAATAGACTATATGACACATTCATTAGACTATATGACTCATTCAATAGACTATATGACACATTCAATAGACTATATCAAATAACGGAGCCTTAAAGACGAActcgcacaaaattttagtagattttatcagaaagtatcggtattttttctatcatttgcgattatttttgatgtttgaggtgatccgactgGCAGGATGtttcagaagaaaaagaaatgTCCAGACTTCACCAAAAATGACATGGGTTACTGTAGTAGtgcatattgtttataagtaataaatatGGTGTCTCACCGGCACcgggtactcatatgtttatACAGCATTCAGAAGGAAAAGTCAAACAACTTGTAACTAACCTAacctatttttaaattatttgaaacatctaTAGAAATGTATCTGAAagtatatttgaagttttattccaacaataaagagtaaatacaaaataaaatataattatgtcaaTAGAGGTGCGTAATACTGCGACTTGAACGCAATACCCGATGTCATCACGAGAAAGACAAACAGAAAACATGATTACTGACATCATTTTggagacatatttttcttctgagctttATCACCATGgtcaagttttgtctatttcaatattcaaacatcctggcagtcagatcgccTCAAATATCTAAAACAATCGCATTTGGTAGGAAAGTATTGATACTTATCTTTGAATACTTTTTCACAGCGTACCAATCTAGCATATCAGTTTCCACACGCATAgacaattttataattttatgtagTTCTTTCGAGCAAAAATATACCAATGACATTGACACGCTAGGTGCTGTGCATTACTCTTCGTGTTCTTCCTAATGTCAGAGACCGACTCAGCAGGCTTCAAGTAGTTTATCGATTCCACTTTACAATTTTCTCAAGAGGACAAGGTGGAAATGGCGAAAAGCATTGTCCTCCATAAACGTAGCTGCAGCAATTATTTCTCATCGGTGAGCAAATCAAAGCGAAAGTTGGCGATATCTGATCAGCTTGAGCACTTTAACAGAGCTGATGCCGATCTAGAGGAGGAAGACATGACAGAAGAAGAACAGGTATGATCTTTACTGTTAGCTTTTGGTCTTAGTACTCTTTCAGCATTAgtgctttaaaaataaaaggttACGATATCGTAGTAGAGAACTCAAGCCAGCACATGTAGGCATGTTTTTGATACTATCTATTGATATTCAtgcttatttttattgtttgaaacaaaaaactgttcaGCTCTTCATTATATACgctactagatgaatgccctgcgttgccGAGGTAGTAAAAATAtctctgcacagaaaattatttgtatttaacatataacaacgattaccattttaactttccaatttcatatcatgagaaaagtgttttgtgcaggtcaaataaattgagaaaaaagaaacaactgtaaaggtttttaaaagtGAAATACTTAGCAAGTACtcgctaaataaagtctgtcttgctacgattacaatgaaaatggttcgataatattacaaataatatgaactgagaaaacaagataaaatcatgaatatgttgaattaataatcaCATTTAGTGCATAGAATTGTgcgtataaaaaggttactgttgcagcagcagctatccatcaaaactttgaatacaacgatactggtacaaacctAAAAATGAGATGTCGGACTGTCCTtttctgatactttgtctgaccgaacggagagagaatgtaacGGCAATTCCTACttaagataatacaattgttcacAAGAAAAGTATTTAGCCTTTCAGATTTAACAATCACACCTTGGGAACCCAGGGAACATCTTGGGAACCCAGGGAACACCTTGGGAACCCCGGAAATAGGAATGTATCGgcacatttaaaattgaaacagcacatttgaaaattacaaattaaaaaagttggtAATGAGTAATGCTAAAAAGAACTTTTACATAATTTCTAAAGAAAGACaaacgcaaaaggtaatattaattactaCACGTGAGGACCTTCACGTTGGCATcgttcagtgttggcatcgtgaggcgaaaatgttgtatagaaacccatagtaattatctaatacaaacatCCTCCGGTAAAAAtcttcaaaattttatatacatgcatgctgtacatattaaaaattagtaacaaattaatatgttgaccttatttacctacaataactttattgtttttagtggttatgatccgcaataaaatgtaacatttaaatgtactatgtgcagtacgtaccgtagcgagttcttacctttgagacagacgtataacatatacgttgaatttaacataaatgaatttagcttactaaacatatacataaagctaagttttagcatgtcttttactaaacttcaactttatcattggctaaaattttatcaccaatctgtttccagtttcattttcactgtaactaataacgaataacgctgaacttaACTCTTTCATGTGTTGTGGGgggattttggcaaatagcataACGACATCTCGCTATTCCGACGTAATCAGCCCGCCGACTGCCAAGTTGCAATTTcgagataaatttttgttttgttaatatCTTATGGATAAAAATGTCGTATGGAAACAGTGAAAAACATCATGTTCCACATCGCAAGGTGAAAAAGTCGTATAACAGTGTCATCGTAACACGAGGTCGCATGGTGTAATAACAAGTGTACATTTAGCATGTGTAATTGCGAAAAGGATATACaatatatggtaagagcgatggGAATAATAAGAATGGCTTAGTGTTGTGGTTACATGTGCTTGTTAGTAGTCTTGTGATTTTaatgtcacaagttcaaatccagtacaaaggtgatttttcgttaaaacttcaTCACTATTATAACTGGACAAACAAATgacaacagacaaacattgagatataCCGGTATATAGATTGTATACCGAATAATTTTACAATCTATAAACTCAATTCCTTTTGATTGTTttcagaaaattttatttttatgatttttgcaACTAAGGCTGGAGATGGCCATAAATGGTTTAAATTGGTTTACTTTGGACTTATGTTCCTTATTAGCTGTACTGTTAGTAGAGTCTTATAGGGCCTAATTCTATAACCTAAATATCAGTGTTTGCATTTCTGTCCTCTTGTGCACcttatgtccagttatagcgattaaagtCTAGCAATGGAAAAATGTgtcgcagaggatttgatctcggaaccttttGTTCACAAAGCGACAAGCTAACTCATTAAACTGCACAGTATACAAGGTTTCATCTGGCAAATAGTCATTATCTGGGCTGAAATACGCATAACAACTCTGTGTTACGCGCAACAtaactaaagcttgctctcacggctcctgttagtaagtttagcaatacatatactagcttactcaaattagccaatggcaactacattacctgccactgtttataagctgtttctaatacccatgcaacgccggacattcggCTAGTAGTCTTATAGTTCTGGTCCTATATTAAGCTCATTCTATGGATTTCCACACACACAGGCATTCATGAAATgaatgtttctaattatcacgaacacaaaacagtttcttttcaagttaaaatatacatgtTAACTAAAATTTGCAAGTTTTTGGTTAATAATGATATCGCAATATATCGCGAATCGTCGATTTGCAATATTGAATTGTTTAGTAATTATTGGAAATCATTAAGCTCTAGAGATTTCTAATATCTGTGTATAGTGTATGCAGCTGATCTGATAGTCAGTGAGCATTAGTGAAATCATGCATCAAACAGCATTAGTGAAATCATGCATCAAACAGCCTTGATTAGAATACAAAAGCAAAGATTAGTTTGTGTGAGTGTCGAAGAAACatacatataaaatgtattgtaaAGTCTGGAGACAAGCGATGCAACGGTTTTTCTATTGCATTATGTTGATAGTATGATGGCTGAACTGATAAGGCAACTCCAGTGATGCAGCATCTAGTTGACCAACTATTCCTAGAATTGTAAAGAGACGAGCTGTACaacccggcattgcccgtgtaataaaaaagtctttggacagaaaattgatttgtatttaacatataataacatttgccattctaacttttaagctacatatcatgagaaaagtgttttgtgttgttgaaataatttaagaacGAATAAAAACGACTAAAGGTTTACAAACTtcgtcaaacaactgtaatttccaaactttatatcatgaggaataTGGTTTATGTAGGTCAAAtagatttaaataaataaaacaactataaaaaggtttgaatgtgaaataattagcaagtaatagctaaattaagtctgttctGCTACGAtgacaataaaagatgattcggtaataatacaattaatacgaactgagaaaacaaaataaaatcctgaatatgttgaattaataataacaattcttgcatagaagtgtgcgtgtataaaaaattgactgttccaccagaagctatccatcaaaactttgaatacgatgatactggtacctctcgatactggtacctctcgatactggtacctctcgatactggtacctctcgatactggtacctctcgatactggtacctctcgatacagTATCGTATggtttttgtctgaccgaacagaaagagaatgttgaggctcttcttacaaagataatacaattgtccgcgtgaaaagaatTGACCGCAGGTATGGCAATTGAACCTTACTAAAAGCCGAATgtagaagtttaaaaaaacaggaAAAAGTGTCGTTTTTCATAGAGTTGATAAAATTCATAGTGGGCATAcgctatatggtatatgataacaaCTTAGATCATTAggtatggctcagtggtagagtgcctGGATTTTAAACCTGCGGCAGAAAtcatcatgagttcaaatccatcagattgcgaggttttaattccaagattttaatagctataaatgGACATAAACAATGATGAATACACAGaaacacagacaaactttgagaaatatatataatataatgctaaTAATGCTACTAGCTACTTGAAAGCATGCTGTTAGCTTGCTTGTTTAAAGCCTGTAGAAAAATTGCTATCAAGACCGCTAAATATATAAAAGAGGGATATATTTTAGAATTTGATTGTGCACTCTGTTCAATATACTAATACATGCAAGTATTTGTGAGAAAACAACAGTTATTTTGTCATATT
Proteins encoded in this window:
- the LOC137403892 gene encoding general transcription factor 3C polypeptide 5-like; this translates as MANEHFPKEQNIKIAYSEIVTLVDVEYPGKIVDYQKALETLGGLKSLTKVHNADEARLRLQFRPGDIYCKSAYGTGYPVSSVLLKVKQKRHKTTGATKLFAELVGVIATAYKFDTMMDYQYLTMERVGDEYRSLRGISTLESLESTSWLDNGAPLHFIPQIFSPLDIPYSYHFKEEDNKRSEEEEKLGFMFVTARKRRSNFNQAIPYEDDAPTEPTPEAEAKIKTTYLRRKLDEVSKLFETRPIWTRAALSAVSKLNMNRLRILLPCLAYNAVSGPWRTMWIRYGYDPKHHVEAKHLQLIDYRYRAKDKVEMAKSIVLHKRSCSNYFSSVSKSKRKLAISDQLEHFNRADADLEEEDMTEEEQKTHYMFWPGLIPPYRQLFYQIIDLQVPEVQDLVNSNNFKEPACSKIHGFLEPDACDRIRAIINEYVLKAVNEKMGGAGEMTDQEKDSDVSMSDGDMDESVLETYR